From Rhododendron vialii isolate Sample 1 chromosome 10a, ASM3025357v1, the proteins below share one genomic window:
- the LOC131302633 gene encoding protease Do-like 7 isoform X3 has protein sequence MYTLGRHNSRSLSLSSARIHQYPNPCSKFLPSPRISDPSVHGMAGEEEPCVEMGPEEFKESNGVTAEDWRNALSKVVPAVVVIHTTSCRAFDTHSAGSSHATGFVVDKKRGIILTNRHVVKPGPVVAEAMFLNREEIPVYPMYRDPVHDFGFFRYDPGLIQFLSYEEIPLAPEAACVGLEIRVVGNDSGEKVSILAGTLARLDRDAPRYDKDGYNDFNTFYIQAASGTKGGSSGSPVIDSQGRAVALNAGSKPSRSSAFYLPLERVVRALKLLQKGRDSCTDGLGAVYIPRGTLQVTLLHKGFDETRRLGLRIETEQVPGGPAHHLLQPGDVLVRVNGKVITQFLEMETLLDDSVDHKIELQIERGGTPFTVDLSVQDLHSITPDSFLEVSGAVIHPLSYQQARNFRFHCGLVYVAEPGYLLGAKVPRHSIIKRFGGEEISRLEDLISVLSKLTRGAQVPLEFISYKDRHRTKSVLVTMDRHEWYGPPLVYTRNDSTGLWTRKPALPPESPLLSSGMISVEQGLENCRAPPGAGEASLIERMCQNFNRVSVDGVTSVESSFKCVAELQNFRDDSDVGATKNQIEEDSSGDSIVVANFSFDEPRVEKPEDSTSSENVFSGDYQGSAAVATNVSVAERVIEPTLVMVEVHVPPSCMLDGVHSLHSLGTGVIVYHSPDKGLVVVDKTTVVISASDVMLSFAAFPIEIPGEVVFLHPVHNYALVAYDPSALGADGGSVVRAAKLLPEPPLCRGDAVYLVGLSRSLQATSRKSIVTNAHAAINIGPSDSPRYRATNIEVIELDADFGSTFSGVLSDEHGRVQAIWGSFSGQQKYGSSPLENYRFVRGIPIHTISQILDEIISGANGPNLLINGVRRQMPPIRILEVELYPRLLSKARSFGLSNNWVQTLVKKDPIRRQVICVKGCLAGSKAENVLQPGDMILAINKEPITCFGDIEDGCRVLNQCDESDGKLGMTIFRRGCEIEMLVGTDVRDGNGTKRVISWCGCIVQDPHPAVRALGFLPDEGHGVYVARLSSGSPAHRYGLYDRQWIVEVNGKRTPDLDAFVEVTKEIDDGEFARVKTVKLTGKPQVLTLKQDLHYWPTWEVRRNPYTALWQHKTIKALDRGTS, from the exons ATGTACACGCTGGGAAGGCACaactctcgctctctctctctctcatccgcaCGCATCCACCAATATCCCAACCCCTGTTCGAAGTTCTTACCAAGTCCTCGAATATCTGACCCTAGTGTTCACGGAATGGCTGGAGAAGAGGAGCCGTGCGTGGAGATGGGTCCGGAGGAGTTCAAGGAAAGTAACGGCGTCACGGCCGAGGACTGGCGGAATGCGCTGAGCAAGGTGGTTCCGGCCGTGGTCGTGATCCACACCACTTCTTGCCGGGCATTCGATACCCACTCGGCAGGTTCGAGCCACGCCACGGGGTTCGTCGTTGATAAGAAGCGCGGGATCATTCTCACCAATCGTCACGTCGTCAAGCCCG GACCTGTAGTTGCAGAAGCTATGTTTCTTAACCGAGAAGAAATTCCTGTATATCCTATGTACCGAGACCCA GTTCATGATTTTGGCTTCTTCCGGTATGACCCTGGTTTGATACAATTTTTAAGCTATGAGGAGATTCCTCTTGCTCCGGAGGCTGCTTGTGTTGGCCTAGAAATCAGGGTAGTTGGCAATGATAGTGGGGAGAAG GTCTCCATTTTGGCTGGTACCCTTGCTCGTTTAGACCGTGATGCCCCTCGTTATGATAA GGATGGCTACAATGACTTCAATACATTCTACATACAG GCAGCATCTGGGACTAAAGGGGGCTCAAGTGGTTCCCCAGTGATTGATTCGCAAGGTAGGGCAGTGGCATTGAACGCTGGGTCCAAGCCATCCCGTTCTTCTGCTTTTTACCTACCTCTAGAAAGA GTTGTAAGGGCATTAAAATTGTTGCAGAAGGGAAGAGATTCTTGTACAGATGGTTTGGGGGCAGTTTATATTCCTCGCGGCACACTTCAG GTGACATTGCTTCACAAAGGATTTGATGAGACACGTCGCCTTGGTCTCCGAATTGAAACAGAACAG GTGCCCGGTGGCCCAGCTCACCACCTTTTGCAGCCTGGTGATGTGCTTGTCCGTGTAAATGGGAAA GTAATTACTCAGTTTCTGGAAATGGAAACGTTACTTGATGACAGCGTGGATCATAAAATTGAATTACAGATTGAAAGGGGTGGCACACCATTCACTGTAGACTTGTCG GTTCAAGACTTGCACTCAATAACCCCCGACTCTTTCTTGGAAGTAAGTGGTGCTGTGATACACCCTCTTTCGTATCAACAG GCTAGAAATTTCCGTTTCCATTGTGGCCTTGTGTATGTTGCAGAACCAGG ATATTTGCTTGGCGCTAAAGTTCCGCGCCATTCCATTATCAAAAGGTTTGGAGGTGAGGAAATATCACGGCTTGAGGACCTAATTTCTGTTCTTTCGAAGCTGACCAGGGGTGCTCAAGTGCCTTTGGAATTTATAAGCTACAAGGATCGACATCGAACGAAG TCTGTCCTTGTTACGATGGATCGACATGAATGGTATGGGCCTCCTCTGGTTTATACTCGCAATGACAGCACTGGTCTATGGACAAGAAAACCTGCTTTGCCACCTGAGTCCCCACTGTTATCTTCTGGCATGATCAGTGTTGAACAAGGTCTTGAAAACTGCAGAGCTCCACCAGGTGCTGGTGAGGCTAGTCTAATTGAGCGTATGTGTCAAAATTTCAATCGGGTTTCTGTAGATGGTGTTACCAGCGTGGAATCTAGTTTCAAATGTGTTGCTGAGTTGCAAAATTTTCGTGATGACTCTGATGTTGGAGCCACAAAAAACCAAATAGAAGAGGATTCATCTGGTGATAGCATTGTTGTGGCTAACTTTTCTTTTGATGAGCCTAGAGTAGAAAAGCCGGAAGACTCGACTAGCTCAGAAAATGTTTTTTCGGGAGATTATCAAGGTTCTGCAGCTGTAGCAACTAATGTTTCTGTAGCTGAACGAGTAATAGAACCTACTCTGGTGATGGTTGag GTTCATGTACCACCGTCATGCATGCTTGATGGTGTGCACTCACTGCATTCTTTGGGAACTGGTGTTATTGTATATCATTCTCCTGACAAGGGACTGGTGGTTGTAGACAAAACCACTGTTGTCATTTCTGCATCTGATGTAATGCTCTCTTTTGCTGCCTTTCCCATTGAGATCCCTGGAGAG GTGGTTTTCCTCCATCCTGTTCATAATTATGCTCTTGTTGCATATGACCCTTCTGCTCTGGGAGCTGATGGTGGCTCAGTAGTTCGTGCTGCTAAACTTCTTCCCG AACCTCCATTGTGCCGTGGAGATGCAGTCTATCTCGTGGGACTAAGTAGGAGCCTGCAAGCAACATCAAGGAAATCTATTGTCACTAACGCTCATGCTGCAATAAATATTGGTCCTAGTGATAGTCCACGCTACAGAGCCACTAACATAGAAGTCATTGAGCTTGATGCTG ATTTTGGTAGCACATTTTCGGGTGTGCTAAGTGATGAGCATGGAAGGGTCCAGGCTATCTGGGGCAGCTTTTCAGGGCAG CAGAAATATGGTTCCAGTCCATTGGAAAATTATCGTTTTGTTCGAGGCATTCCTATTCATACCATCAGCCAGATCCTTGATGAAATCATATCTGGTGCAAATGGACCAAATCTTCTAATAAATGGTGTCAGAAGGCAAATGCCACCTATCAGAATCCTAGAGGTTGAACTTTATCCAAGATTGCTTTCCAAGGCTCGTAGCTTTGGGCTGAGCAACAATTGGGTCCAG ACTCTTGTGAAGAAAGATCCAATTAGGCGTCAAGTCATATGTGTTAAAGGTTGTTTGGCTGGATCAAAGGCTGAGAATGTACTACAACCAGGTGATATGATCTTGGCAATTAATAAAGAGCCAATCACATGCTTTGGTGACATTGAAGATGGTTGCCGTGTTTTGAACCAATGTGATGAAAGCGATGGGAAGCTTGGCATGACTATTTTCCGTCGG GGATGTGAAATTGAAATGCTTGTTGGAACAGATGTGAGAGATGGGAATGGAACAAAAAGGGTAATAAGTTGGTGTGGGTGTATTGTCCAGGACCCTCACCCAGCAGTGCGTGCTCTTGGATTTCTTCCCGATGAAGGTCATGGTGTGTATGTTGCAAG ATTGAGTTCTGGGAGTCCAGCACACAGATACGGTCTATACGATCGCCAGTGGATTGTTGAAGTTAATGGGAAACGAACTCCAGATTTAGATGCTTTTGTTGAAGTGACAAAA GAAATAGATGATGGGGAATTTGCTCGTGTAAAGACGGTCAAGTTGACTGGAAAACCTCAAGTACTGACATTGAAGCAGGATTTGCACTATTGGCCTACGTGGGAGGTTAGGCGTAATCCCTACACTGCACTGTGGCAACATAAAACAATTAAAGCATTAGACCGGGGTACTTCATGA
- the LOC131302633 gene encoding protease Do-like 7 isoform X1 — translation MYTLGRHNSRSLSLSSARIHQYPNPCSKFLPSPRISDPSVHGMAGEEEPCVEMGPEEFKESNGVTAEDWRNALSKVVPAVVVIHTTSCRAFDTHSAGSSHATGFVVDKKRGIILTNRHVVKPGPVVAEAMFLNREEIPVYPMYRDPVHDFGFFRYDPGLIQFLSYEEIPLAPEAACVGLEIRVVGNDSGEKVSILAGTLARLDRDAPRYDKDGYNDFNTFYIQAASGTKGGSSGSPVIDSQGRAVALNAGSKPSRSSAFYLPLERVVRALKLLQKGRDSCTDGLGAVYIPRGTLQVTLLHKGFDETRRLGLRIETEQIVRDASRPGETGMLLVDSAVPGGPAHHLLQPGDVLVRVNGKVITQFLEMETLLDDSVDHKIELQIERGGTPFTVDLSVQDLHSITPDSFLEVSGAVIHPLSYQQARNFRFHCGLVYVAEPGYLLGAKVPRHSIIKRFGGEEISRLEDLISVLSKLTRGAQVPLEFISYKDRHRTKSVLVTMDRHEWYGPPLVYTRNDSTGLWTRKPALPPESPLLSSGMISVEQGLENCRAPPGAGEASLIERMCQNFNRVSVDGVTSVESSFKCVAELQNFRDDSDVGATKNQIEEDSSGDSIVVANFSFDEPRVEKPEDSTSSENVFSGDYQGSAAVATNVSVAERVIEPTLVMVEVHVPPSCMLDGVHSLHSLGTGVIVYHSPDKGLVVVDKTTVVISASDVMLSFAAFPIEIPGEVVFLHPVHNYALVAYDPSALGADGGSVVRAAKLLPEPPLCRGDAVYLVGLSRSLQATSRKSIVTNAHAAINIGPSDSPRYRATNIEVIELDADFGSTFSGVLSDEHGRVQAIWGSFSGQQKYGSSPLENYRFVRGIPIHTISQILDEIISGANGPNLLINGVRRQMPPIRILEVELYPRLLSKARSFGLSNNWVQTLVKKDPIRRQVICVKGCLAGSKAENVLQPGDMILAINKEPITCFGDIEDGCRVLNQCDESDGKLGMTIFRRGCEIEMLVGTDVRDGNGTKRVISWCGCIVQDPHPAVRALGFLPDEGHGVYVARLSSGSPAHRYGLYDRQWIVEVNGKRTPDLDAFVEVTKEIDDGEFARVKTVKLTGKPQVLTLKQDLHYWPTWEVRRNPYTALWQHKTIKALDRGTS, via the exons ATGTACACGCTGGGAAGGCACaactctcgctctctctctctctcatccgcaCGCATCCACCAATATCCCAACCCCTGTTCGAAGTTCTTACCAAGTCCTCGAATATCTGACCCTAGTGTTCACGGAATGGCTGGAGAAGAGGAGCCGTGCGTGGAGATGGGTCCGGAGGAGTTCAAGGAAAGTAACGGCGTCACGGCCGAGGACTGGCGGAATGCGCTGAGCAAGGTGGTTCCGGCCGTGGTCGTGATCCACACCACTTCTTGCCGGGCATTCGATACCCACTCGGCAGGTTCGAGCCACGCCACGGGGTTCGTCGTTGATAAGAAGCGCGGGATCATTCTCACCAATCGTCACGTCGTCAAGCCCG GACCTGTAGTTGCAGAAGCTATGTTTCTTAACCGAGAAGAAATTCCTGTATATCCTATGTACCGAGACCCA GTTCATGATTTTGGCTTCTTCCGGTATGACCCTGGTTTGATACAATTTTTAAGCTATGAGGAGATTCCTCTTGCTCCGGAGGCTGCTTGTGTTGGCCTAGAAATCAGGGTAGTTGGCAATGATAGTGGGGAGAAG GTCTCCATTTTGGCTGGTACCCTTGCTCGTTTAGACCGTGATGCCCCTCGTTATGATAA GGATGGCTACAATGACTTCAATACATTCTACATACAG GCAGCATCTGGGACTAAAGGGGGCTCAAGTGGTTCCCCAGTGATTGATTCGCAAGGTAGGGCAGTGGCATTGAACGCTGGGTCCAAGCCATCCCGTTCTTCTGCTTTTTACCTACCTCTAGAAAGA GTTGTAAGGGCATTAAAATTGTTGCAGAAGGGAAGAGATTCTTGTACAGATGGTTTGGGGGCAGTTTATATTCCTCGCGGCACACTTCAG GTGACATTGCTTCACAAAGGATTTGATGAGACACGTCGCCTTGGTCTCCGAATTGAAACAGAACAG ATTGTGCGCGATGCATCTCGGCCAGGCGAAACTGGGATGCTTCTTGTTGATTCTGCT GTGCCCGGTGGCCCAGCTCACCACCTTTTGCAGCCTGGTGATGTGCTTGTCCGTGTAAATGGGAAA GTAATTACTCAGTTTCTGGAAATGGAAACGTTACTTGATGACAGCGTGGATCATAAAATTGAATTACAGATTGAAAGGGGTGGCACACCATTCACTGTAGACTTGTCG GTTCAAGACTTGCACTCAATAACCCCCGACTCTTTCTTGGAAGTAAGTGGTGCTGTGATACACCCTCTTTCGTATCAACAG GCTAGAAATTTCCGTTTCCATTGTGGCCTTGTGTATGTTGCAGAACCAGG ATATTTGCTTGGCGCTAAAGTTCCGCGCCATTCCATTATCAAAAGGTTTGGAGGTGAGGAAATATCACGGCTTGAGGACCTAATTTCTGTTCTTTCGAAGCTGACCAGGGGTGCTCAAGTGCCTTTGGAATTTATAAGCTACAAGGATCGACATCGAACGAAG TCTGTCCTTGTTACGATGGATCGACATGAATGGTATGGGCCTCCTCTGGTTTATACTCGCAATGACAGCACTGGTCTATGGACAAGAAAACCTGCTTTGCCACCTGAGTCCCCACTGTTATCTTCTGGCATGATCAGTGTTGAACAAGGTCTTGAAAACTGCAGAGCTCCACCAGGTGCTGGTGAGGCTAGTCTAATTGAGCGTATGTGTCAAAATTTCAATCGGGTTTCTGTAGATGGTGTTACCAGCGTGGAATCTAGTTTCAAATGTGTTGCTGAGTTGCAAAATTTTCGTGATGACTCTGATGTTGGAGCCACAAAAAACCAAATAGAAGAGGATTCATCTGGTGATAGCATTGTTGTGGCTAACTTTTCTTTTGATGAGCCTAGAGTAGAAAAGCCGGAAGACTCGACTAGCTCAGAAAATGTTTTTTCGGGAGATTATCAAGGTTCTGCAGCTGTAGCAACTAATGTTTCTGTAGCTGAACGAGTAATAGAACCTACTCTGGTGATGGTTGag GTTCATGTACCACCGTCATGCATGCTTGATGGTGTGCACTCACTGCATTCTTTGGGAACTGGTGTTATTGTATATCATTCTCCTGACAAGGGACTGGTGGTTGTAGACAAAACCACTGTTGTCATTTCTGCATCTGATGTAATGCTCTCTTTTGCTGCCTTTCCCATTGAGATCCCTGGAGAG GTGGTTTTCCTCCATCCTGTTCATAATTATGCTCTTGTTGCATATGACCCTTCTGCTCTGGGAGCTGATGGTGGCTCAGTAGTTCGTGCTGCTAAACTTCTTCCCG AACCTCCATTGTGCCGTGGAGATGCAGTCTATCTCGTGGGACTAAGTAGGAGCCTGCAAGCAACATCAAGGAAATCTATTGTCACTAACGCTCATGCTGCAATAAATATTGGTCCTAGTGATAGTCCACGCTACAGAGCCACTAACATAGAAGTCATTGAGCTTGATGCTG ATTTTGGTAGCACATTTTCGGGTGTGCTAAGTGATGAGCATGGAAGGGTCCAGGCTATCTGGGGCAGCTTTTCAGGGCAG CAGAAATATGGTTCCAGTCCATTGGAAAATTATCGTTTTGTTCGAGGCATTCCTATTCATACCATCAGCCAGATCCTTGATGAAATCATATCTGGTGCAAATGGACCAAATCTTCTAATAAATGGTGTCAGAAGGCAAATGCCACCTATCAGAATCCTAGAGGTTGAACTTTATCCAAGATTGCTTTCCAAGGCTCGTAGCTTTGGGCTGAGCAACAATTGGGTCCAG ACTCTTGTGAAGAAAGATCCAATTAGGCGTCAAGTCATATGTGTTAAAGGTTGTTTGGCTGGATCAAAGGCTGAGAATGTACTACAACCAGGTGATATGATCTTGGCAATTAATAAAGAGCCAATCACATGCTTTGGTGACATTGAAGATGGTTGCCGTGTTTTGAACCAATGTGATGAAAGCGATGGGAAGCTTGGCATGACTATTTTCCGTCGG GGATGTGAAATTGAAATGCTTGTTGGAACAGATGTGAGAGATGGGAATGGAACAAAAAGGGTAATAAGTTGGTGTGGGTGTATTGTCCAGGACCCTCACCCAGCAGTGCGTGCTCTTGGATTTCTTCCCGATGAAGGTCATGGTGTGTATGTTGCAAG ATTGAGTTCTGGGAGTCCAGCACACAGATACGGTCTATACGATCGCCAGTGGATTGTTGAAGTTAATGGGAAACGAACTCCAGATTTAGATGCTTTTGTTGAAGTGACAAAA GAAATAGATGATGGGGAATTTGCTCGTGTAAAGACGGTCAAGTTGACTGGAAAACCTCAAGTACTGACATTGAAGCAGGATTTGCACTATTGGCCTACGTGGGAGGTTAGGCGTAATCCCTACACTGCACTGTGGCAACATAAAACAATTAAAGCATTAGACCGGGGTACTTCATGA
- the LOC131302633 gene encoding protease Do-like 7 isoform X2 — translation MYTLGRHNSRSLSLSSARIHQYPNPCSKFLPSPRISDPSVHGMAGEEEPCVEMGPEEFKESNGVTAEDWRNALSKVVPAVVVIHTTSCRAFDTHSAGSSHATGFVVDKKRGIILTNRHVVKPGPVVAEAMFLNREEIPVYPMYRDPVHDFGFFRYDPGLIQFLSYEEIPLAPEAACVGLEIRVVGNDSGEKVSILAGTLARLDRDAPRYDKDGYNDFNTFYIQAASGTKGGSSGSPVIDSQGRAVALNAGSKPSRSSAFYLPLERVVRALKLLQKGRDSCTDGLGAVYIPRGTLQVTLLHKGFDETRRLGLRIETEQIVRDASRPGETGMLLVDSAVPGGPAHHLLQPGDVLVRVNGKVITQFLEMETLLDDSVDHKIELQIERGGTPFTVDLSVQDLHSITPDSFLEVSGAVIHPLSYQQARNFRFHCGLVYVAEPGYLLGAKVPRHSIIKRFGGEEISRLEDLISVLSKLTRGAQVPLEFISYKDRHRTKSVLVTMDRHEWYGPPLVYTRNDSTGLWTRKPALPPESPLLSSGMISVEQGLENCRAPPGAGEASLIERMCQNFNRVSVDGVTSVESSFKCVAELQNFRDDSDVGATKNQIEEDSSGDSIVVANFSFDEPRVEKPEDSTSSENVFSGDYQGSAAVATNVSVAERVIEPTLVMVEVHVPPSCMLDGVHSLHSLGTGVIVYHSPDKGLVVVDKTTVVISASDVMLSFAAFPIEIPGEVVFLHPVHNYALVAYDPSALGADGGSVVRAAKLLPEPPLCRGDAVYLVGLSRSLQATSRKSIVTNAHAAINIGPSDSPRYRATNIEVIELDADFGSTFSGVLSDEHGRVQAIWGSFSGQKYGSSPLENYRFVRGIPIHTISQILDEIISGANGPNLLINGVRRQMPPIRILEVELYPRLLSKARSFGLSNNWVQTLVKKDPIRRQVICVKGCLAGSKAENVLQPGDMILAINKEPITCFGDIEDGCRVLNQCDESDGKLGMTIFRRGCEIEMLVGTDVRDGNGTKRVISWCGCIVQDPHPAVRALGFLPDEGHGVYVARLSSGSPAHRYGLYDRQWIVEVNGKRTPDLDAFVEVTKEIDDGEFARVKTVKLTGKPQVLTLKQDLHYWPTWEVRRNPYTALWQHKTIKALDRGTS, via the exons ATGTACACGCTGGGAAGGCACaactctcgctctctctctctctcatccgcaCGCATCCACCAATATCCCAACCCCTGTTCGAAGTTCTTACCAAGTCCTCGAATATCTGACCCTAGTGTTCACGGAATGGCTGGAGAAGAGGAGCCGTGCGTGGAGATGGGTCCGGAGGAGTTCAAGGAAAGTAACGGCGTCACGGCCGAGGACTGGCGGAATGCGCTGAGCAAGGTGGTTCCGGCCGTGGTCGTGATCCACACCACTTCTTGCCGGGCATTCGATACCCACTCGGCAGGTTCGAGCCACGCCACGGGGTTCGTCGTTGATAAGAAGCGCGGGATCATTCTCACCAATCGTCACGTCGTCAAGCCCG GACCTGTAGTTGCAGAAGCTATGTTTCTTAACCGAGAAGAAATTCCTGTATATCCTATGTACCGAGACCCA GTTCATGATTTTGGCTTCTTCCGGTATGACCCTGGTTTGATACAATTTTTAAGCTATGAGGAGATTCCTCTTGCTCCGGAGGCTGCTTGTGTTGGCCTAGAAATCAGGGTAGTTGGCAATGATAGTGGGGAGAAG GTCTCCATTTTGGCTGGTACCCTTGCTCGTTTAGACCGTGATGCCCCTCGTTATGATAA GGATGGCTACAATGACTTCAATACATTCTACATACAG GCAGCATCTGGGACTAAAGGGGGCTCAAGTGGTTCCCCAGTGATTGATTCGCAAGGTAGGGCAGTGGCATTGAACGCTGGGTCCAAGCCATCCCGTTCTTCTGCTTTTTACCTACCTCTAGAAAGA GTTGTAAGGGCATTAAAATTGTTGCAGAAGGGAAGAGATTCTTGTACAGATGGTTTGGGGGCAGTTTATATTCCTCGCGGCACACTTCAG GTGACATTGCTTCACAAAGGATTTGATGAGACACGTCGCCTTGGTCTCCGAATTGAAACAGAACAG ATTGTGCGCGATGCATCTCGGCCAGGCGAAACTGGGATGCTTCTTGTTGATTCTGCT GTGCCCGGTGGCCCAGCTCACCACCTTTTGCAGCCTGGTGATGTGCTTGTCCGTGTAAATGGGAAA GTAATTACTCAGTTTCTGGAAATGGAAACGTTACTTGATGACAGCGTGGATCATAAAATTGAATTACAGATTGAAAGGGGTGGCACACCATTCACTGTAGACTTGTCG GTTCAAGACTTGCACTCAATAACCCCCGACTCTTTCTTGGAAGTAAGTGGTGCTGTGATACACCCTCTTTCGTATCAACAG GCTAGAAATTTCCGTTTCCATTGTGGCCTTGTGTATGTTGCAGAACCAGG ATATTTGCTTGGCGCTAAAGTTCCGCGCCATTCCATTATCAAAAGGTTTGGAGGTGAGGAAATATCACGGCTTGAGGACCTAATTTCTGTTCTTTCGAAGCTGACCAGGGGTGCTCAAGTGCCTTTGGAATTTATAAGCTACAAGGATCGACATCGAACGAAG TCTGTCCTTGTTACGATGGATCGACATGAATGGTATGGGCCTCCTCTGGTTTATACTCGCAATGACAGCACTGGTCTATGGACAAGAAAACCTGCTTTGCCACCTGAGTCCCCACTGTTATCTTCTGGCATGATCAGTGTTGAACAAGGTCTTGAAAACTGCAGAGCTCCACCAGGTGCTGGTGAGGCTAGTCTAATTGAGCGTATGTGTCAAAATTTCAATCGGGTTTCTGTAGATGGTGTTACCAGCGTGGAATCTAGTTTCAAATGTGTTGCTGAGTTGCAAAATTTTCGTGATGACTCTGATGTTGGAGCCACAAAAAACCAAATAGAAGAGGATTCATCTGGTGATAGCATTGTTGTGGCTAACTTTTCTTTTGATGAGCCTAGAGTAGAAAAGCCGGAAGACTCGACTAGCTCAGAAAATGTTTTTTCGGGAGATTATCAAGGTTCTGCAGCTGTAGCAACTAATGTTTCTGTAGCTGAACGAGTAATAGAACCTACTCTGGTGATGGTTGag GTTCATGTACCACCGTCATGCATGCTTGATGGTGTGCACTCACTGCATTCTTTGGGAACTGGTGTTATTGTATATCATTCTCCTGACAAGGGACTGGTGGTTGTAGACAAAACCACTGTTGTCATTTCTGCATCTGATGTAATGCTCTCTTTTGCTGCCTTTCCCATTGAGATCCCTGGAGAG GTGGTTTTCCTCCATCCTGTTCATAATTATGCTCTTGTTGCATATGACCCTTCTGCTCTGGGAGCTGATGGTGGCTCAGTAGTTCGTGCTGCTAAACTTCTTCCCG AACCTCCATTGTGCCGTGGAGATGCAGTCTATCTCGTGGGACTAAGTAGGAGCCTGCAAGCAACATCAAGGAAATCTATTGTCACTAACGCTCATGCTGCAATAAATATTGGTCCTAGTGATAGTCCACGCTACAGAGCCACTAACATAGAAGTCATTGAGCTTGATGCTG ATTTTGGTAGCACATTTTCGGGTGTGCTAAGTGATGAGCATGGAAGGGTCCAGGCTATCTGGGGCAGCTTTTCAGGGCAG AAATATGGTTCCAGTCCATTGGAAAATTATCGTTTTGTTCGAGGCATTCCTATTCATACCATCAGCCAGATCCTTGATGAAATCATATCTGGTGCAAATGGACCAAATCTTCTAATAAATGGTGTCAGAAGGCAAATGCCACCTATCAGAATCCTAGAGGTTGAACTTTATCCAAGATTGCTTTCCAAGGCTCGTAGCTTTGGGCTGAGCAACAATTGGGTCCAG ACTCTTGTGAAGAAAGATCCAATTAGGCGTCAAGTCATATGTGTTAAAGGTTGTTTGGCTGGATCAAAGGCTGAGAATGTACTACAACCAGGTGATATGATCTTGGCAATTAATAAAGAGCCAATCACATGCTTTGGTGACATTGAAGATGGTTGCCGTGTTTTGAACCAATGTGATGAAAGCGATGGGAAGCTTGGCATGACTATTTTCCGTCGG GGATGTGAAATTGAAATGCTTGTTGGAACAGATGTGAGAGATGGGAATGGAACAAAAAGGGTAATAAGTTGGTGTGGGTGTATTGTCCAGGACCCTCACCCAGCAGTGCGTGCTCTTGGATTTCTTCCCGATGAAGGTCATGGTGTGTATGTTGCAAG ATTGAGTTCTGGGAGTCCAGCACACAGATACGGTCTATACGATCGCCAGTGGATTGTTGAAGTTAATGGGAAACGAACTCCAGATTTAGATGCTTTTGTTGAAGTGACAAAA GAAATAGATGATGGGGAATTTGCTCGTGTAAAGACGGTCAAGTTGACTGGAAAACCTCAAGTACTGACATTGAAGCAGGATTTGCACTATTGGCCTACGTGGGAGGTTAGGCGTAATCCCTACACTGCACTGTGGCAACATAAAACAATTAAAGCATTAGACCGGGGTACTTCATGA